A genome region from Armatimonadota bacterium includes the following:
- a CDS encoding DUF72 domain-containing protein, giving the protein MTKLYCGTSGWNYSDWRGRFYPDDLPQSRWLEYYSSVFDTVEINNSFYRLPEESTFEKWRDQTPDGFTFAVKASRYLTHIKRLKEPEEPLNRLLTHSVGLGDKRGPILYQFPPNWKMDLDRLEYFLQILPKDVRHVFEFRDESWHNDLLWSMLADYHVAYCIMDAPGLPQHMKSTCDFTYIRMHSGGEATHGKYTQGHLNSCARHIENFLKNGDVYIYFNNDYMGYAVENALSIKKLLDY; this is encoded by the coding sequence ATGACCAAGCTATACTGCGGAACCAGCGGCTGGAACTACAGCGACTGGCGAGGAAGATTCTATCCCGATGATCTGCCGCAGAGCAGGTGGTTGGAGTATTATTCGAGTGTATTCGATACTGTTGAGATAAATAACTCTTTCTATAGACTCCCCGAGGAGTCTACCTTCGAGAAATGGCGGGACCAGACTCCAGATGGCTTTACTTTTGCCGTTAAGGCCAGCCGCTATCTGACACATATAAAGCGTCTTAAGGAGCCGGAGGAGCCTCTAAACAGGCTCCTGACGCACTCGGTGGGTCTTGGCGATAAGCGCGGGCCAATTCTATATCAGTTTCCGCCCAACTGGAAAATGGACCTGGACCGCCTGGAGTATTTTCTGCAGATTTTACCTAAAGACGTCCGCCATGTCTTTGAGTTTCGAGATGAGTCATGGCATAACGATCTGCTCTGGTCCATGCTGGCCGATTATCACGTCGCGTATTGCATCATGGACGCCCCTGGCCTGCCGCAGCATATGAAGAGCACGTGCGACTTTACATATATCCGCATGCATTCAGGCGGCGAGGCGACCCACGGCAAATATACCCAGGGTCACCTTAACTCATGCGCCCGCCATATCGAAAATTTCCTCAAGAATGGTGACGTGTATATCTATTTCAATAACGACTACATGGGCTATGCGGTCGAGAATGCTCTATCGATCAAGAAGCTGCTCGATTACTGA
- a CDS encoding acyl-CoA dehydratase activase — translation MTVNKITAGIDIGSLSTDAVILKDGEIISYAVIPTLSSSETAAAKAYETALESAGMTKSDISRVIATGYGRSSTDLADKAVTEITCHAVGARRLYPEAMSVIDIGGQDSKVIRLTTEGRVEDFAMNDKCAAGTGRFLEVMARALDADLTSLGALSKLSTQDVRISSTCTVFAESEVVALVAKGLPKEDIIRGLHMSIAERIYGMVVRLRGKAPFVMTGGVAKNSGVVRAIEARLDTTLIVPDEPQIVGALGAAVIAAKE, via the coding sequence ATGACAGTCAATAAAATCACAGCCGGAATAGACATTGGTTCTCTTTCTACCGACGCAGTTATCCTCAAAGACGGCGAGATCATATCCTACGCCGTAATCCCGACGCTCTCCAGCAGCGAGACAGCGGCAGCAAAGGCATATGAAACTGCTCTCGAAAGCGCCGGGATGACTAAATCGGACATATCGCGCGTGATAGCCACAGGATACGGCCGTTCGAGCACGGATCTTGCCGATAAAGCCGTTACCGAGATCACCTGCCATGCCGTCGGCGCAAGGAGACTGTATCCCGAGGCTATGAGCGTGATCGATATAGGCGGCCAGGACAGCAAAGTGATCCGCCTGACTACTGAAGGCAGGGTTGAAGACTTCGCGATGAACGATAAATGCGCAGCCGGCACGGGCAGGTTTCTTGAAGTGATGGCTCGCGCTCTGGATGCCGATCTGACCAGCCTCGGCGCTCTTTCCAAACTCTCTACTCAAGACGTTAGAATATCGAGCACGTGCACGGTCTTCGCCGAGTCAGAAGTTGTTGCGCTTGTAGCCAAGGGTCTGCCTAAGGAAGACATAATCCGCGGCCTGCATATGTCAATCGCCGAGCGTATATACGGCATGGTCGTCCGGCTCAGAGGCAAAGCCCCGTTCGTGATGACCGGCGGTGTCGCCAAGAACTCGGGCGTAGTCAGAGCCATAGAGGCCAGGCTCGATACGACACTCATTGTCCCTGATGAACCTCAGATCGTAGGTGCGTTGGGTGCGGCTGTTATTGCGGCAAAAGAATAA
- a CDS encoding helix-turn-helix transcriptional regulator yields MSRVSSAFGEMIKSFLHRNGLTFRAAAFKSSISAAYWKDMSDGRVPSEEVIAKIAACFDDLDENDLRTAAGYAADPSKMDAVKAVEFALRGQESIPEAGKKQIIDFVKQMEERYSTKGGN; encoded by the coding sequence ATGAGCAGAGTTTCAAGCGCATTTGGTGAAATGATAAAGTCCTTCTTGCACAGGAACGGCCTTACATTTCGTGCGGCGGCTTTCAAATCAAGCATCAGCGCCGCATATTGGAAAGATATGTCCGACGGCAGAGTGCCATCGGAAGAAGTCATTGCCAAGATCGCTGCATGCTTTGACGACCTGGATGAAAACGACCTGCGCACCGCTGCCGGTTACGCCGCCGACCCATCCAAGATGGATGCGGTTAAGGCTGTTGAGTTTGCGCTGCGTGGTCAGGAGAGCATTCCCGAAGCGGGAAAGAAGCAGATTATCGACTTCGTAAAGCAGATGGAAGAGCGCTACTCAACAAAAGGCGGCAACTAG
- a CDS encoding PIG-L family deacetylase, whose protein sequence is MKLNKDKAEVFVPDGKPEQEALARTTHMGISAHQDDIEIMAFHGILECFGKDDKAFMGVVVTNGAGSPRDDLYADYTDEQMQTVRRLEQKKAAFVGEYSAQALLDYTSAEVKDSKNQNVVDDLKKIFEQAKPEVVYTHNLGDKHDTHVATAMHIVRAIRSLPKDARPKKLLGCEVWRDLDWMTDEDKIPLNVEAHENIAAAVLGVHDSQICGGKRYDLATLGRRRAHATYFASHGTDACALLNFAMDLTPLIEDDSLDIVEFLKGYISRFQAEVATRVGKFA, encoded by the coding sequence ATGAAACTCAATAAGGATAAGGCTGAGGTTTTTGTCCCGGACGGCAAGCCCGAGCAGGAAGCTCTCGCACGCACAACCCATATGGGAATCTCAGCGCACCAGGACGACATCGAGATTATGGCATTCCACGGAATTCTTGAATGCTTTGGTAAGGATGATAAAGCATTTATGGGAGTCGTAGTAACAAACGGCGCAGGCAGCCCAAGAGATGATCTCTATGCCGACTATACCGATGAGCAGATGCAGACAGTCAGACGCCTTGAGCAGAAGAAAGCTGCGTTCGTCGGAGAATATAGCGCGCAGGCTCTGCTTGATTACACCAGCGCTGAAGTGAAAGATTCCAAGAACCAGAACGTGGTTGATGACCTCAAGAAAATTTTCGAACAGGCAAAGCCGGAAGTCGTATATACACACAACCTCGGTGACAAGCACGACACTCACGTAGCGACAGCTATGCATATTGTCAGAGCGATCCGTTCACTGCCTAAAGATGCAAGACCTAAGAAATTGCTCGGCTGTGAAGTATGGCGCGACCTTGACTGGATGACCGACGAAGACAAGATCCCGCTTAATGTGGAAGCTCATGAGAATATCGCGGCAGCAGTGCTGGGTGTACATGACTCACAGATTTGCGGCGGCAAGAGATATGACCTTGCTACACTTGGCCGCAGACGCGCTCATGCTACTTACTTTGCATCACACGGCACTGACGCATGCGCGCTGCTAAACTTTGCAATGGACCTTACTCCTCTTATTGAAGATGACTCGCTGGATATCGTCGAGTTTCTCAAGGGCTACATAAGCAGGTTCCAGGCGGAAGTGGCCACCAGAGTCGGTAAGTTCGCCTAA
- a CDS encoding sugar-binding domain-containing protein translates to MVDMMLIKNVKGTILNMSNSVPRPEHPRPDFERKAWQCLNGKWQFAIDTAKCGIEKNWMTGVDFSLEINVPFCPESKLSGIANTDFLGAVWYRRAFTVDKALAGQRLLLHFGAVDYESRVWVNGRQVAVHRGGWTPFYADITDAVKPGENEVVVYAVDDERPHMQPLGKQSDKLHSYSCLYTRSTGIWQSVWLESVPESRISNFVILPDAPNGRAVIDVDVIKPYPGLSVEAAALVDGKVVASTKLSQASTRSSVTLDIPDPVLWEVGKPFLYDLQLRLTDGEKTIDEVSSYFGLREVRIDGDKILINGKSVFQRLILDQGLWPDGIYTAPSDEELKADIERSMACGFNGARLHQKVFEPRSLYWADKLGYIVWGEFPDWGCAVKFHAQARENMRREWVDEVLRDINHPSIVAWMPLNEAHFNGERYEPTFFAELYDLTKKLDPTRPFLDTSGYTHAKTDIWDLHDYEQDPAKFNAKYEPFAKNPNDKTLPKCDPGIEPDYEGQPMIVSEYGGIWWNPAQIGDEAWGYGERPKSEKEFCDRFKGLADVLLDNPHIAGLCYTQLTNVEQEVNGLYTYDRKPKFPPELFKKVLDRKAAIED, encoded by the coding sequence ATGGTTGATATGATGCTTATAAAGAATGTGAAAGGAACTATTCTAAATATGTCCAACAGCGTACCCAGACCTGAGCATCCCAGGCCCGACTTCGAGCGCAAGGCCTGGCAGTGCCTTAACGGCAAATGGCAGTTTGCAATCGACACCGCAAAGTGCGGCATTGAAAAGAATTGGATGACCGGTGTTGATTTTTCGCTTGAGATCAACGTGCCGTTCTGTCCGGAAAGCAAACTCAGCGGCATCGCCAATACTGATTTTCTTGGCGCAGTATGGTATCGAAGAGCATTCACCGTCGATAAAGCGCTTGCAGGCCAGCGGCTCCTCCTGCATTTTGGCGCGGTAGATTATGAGTCGCGCGTATGGGTAAACGGCAGGCAGGTCGCCGTTCATCGCGGCGGTTGGACGCCATTTTATGCCGACATCACCGACGCTGTTAAGCCCGGCGAGAACGAGGTTGTTGTCTACGCGGTTGACGACGAGCGTCCGCACATGCAGCCTCTCGGCAAGCAGTCGGACAAGCTGCACTCATATAGCTGTCTCTATACAAGGTCCACAGGAATCTGGCAGAGTGTGTGGCTTGAGTCGGTGCCGGAGTCGCGAATTTCTAACTTCGTAATTCTGCCGGATGCGCCAAATGGTCGAGCCGTGATTGATGTGGATGTAATCAAGCCGTACCCCGGGTTGAGTGTGGAAGCTGCAGCGCTGGTTGACGGCAAAGTAGTAGCTTCGACCAAACTATCTCAGGCAAGCACAAGAAGCTCAGTCACACTCGATATTCCCGACCCTGTGCTGTGGGAGGTCGGCAAGCCGTTTCTATATGATCTTCAGCTTCGCCTGACTGATGGTGAAAAGACCATCGATGAGGTGTCTTCATATTTTGGCCTGCGTGAGGTCCGCATTGACGGCGACAAGATCCTAATCAACGGCAAGTCGGTCTTTCAGCGCCTGATCCTAGATCAGGGTCTCTGGCCGGACGGCATCTACACTGCTCCTTCGGATGAAGAGCTTAAGGCGGATATCGAGAGAAGCATGGCGTGCGGGTTCAATGGAGCCAGATTGCACCAGAAAGTATTTGAGCCGCGCTCGCTGTATTGGGCGGACAAACTCGGCTATATTGTCTGGGGCGAGTTTCCCGATTGGGGCTGCGCGGTAAAGTTTCATGCCCAGGCAAGAGAGAATATGCGTAGAGAGTGGGTCGATGAAGTCCTTCGCGATATTAACCATCCGTCGATTGTTGCGTGGATGCCGCTGAATGAAGCTCACTTTAATGGCGAAAGATACGAGCCGACGTTTTTTGCGGAACTCTATGATCTGACAAAGAAACTCGATCCGACACGTCCATTCCTTGACACAAGCGGTTACACTCATGCAAAGACGGACATTTGGGACCTGCACGACTATGAACAGGACCCTGCAAAATTCAATGCTAAGTATGAGCCGTTTGCCAAAAATCCAAACGATAAGACGCTTCCGAAGTGTGATCCGGGCATAGAGCCCGATTATGAAGGCCAGCCGATGATCGTCAGTGAATACGGCGGCATATGGTGGAACCCGGCTCAAATCGGCGATGAGGCTTGGGGCTATGGCGAGCGACCTAAGAGTGAGAAAGAGTTCTGTGACAGGTTCAAGGGCCTTGCTGATGTGCTTTTGGATAATCCGCACATCGCGGGTCTCTGTTACACTCAGCTCACCAACGTAGAGCAAGAGGTAAACGGCCTCTACACATATGACCGCAAGCCCAAGTTCCCGCCGGAGCTGTTCAAAAAGGTCCTGGATCGCAAGGCAGCCATTGAGGATTAA
- a CDS encoding DNA topoisomerase subunit B: MDERENLEETGKKRRKGEPKYNADNLQILKGLEAVRMRPAMYIGDTGSRGLHHLFTEVVDNSIDEHLAGYCTHIEVILCADNTVKVVDNGRGIPTDIHSEVGVSGVEVAMTMLHAGGKFGGGGYKVSGGLHGVGVSAVNALSEWCEVRVCRNETCYFQRYERGVPCAPLKEIGKAEGTGTTTTYLADSEIFGEIVYHPDVFVSRLRELAYLNKGLTITFTNEQAEDDETRIKVFHYENGVAEFVENLNRNKNPLHKVVYFSGEREEASVEVALQYNESFQENILTYANNIHTQEGGTHLSGFKTALTRVLNNYARKNNMLKEKDPNLTGDDVREGLAAVISVKLLRPQFEGQTKTKLGNGEIDGVVNSIVGEKLAEFLEENPTGARRVIDKALTAHRARDAARRAADMVKRQSAMENSSLPGKLADCIERDPAKCELFIVEGQSAGGNAKAGRNRHNQAILPLRGKILNVEKARLDRALENEEIKSLVAALGTGITHSSMDSEDDQLDLDVVEAVSENGNGKKNGNGATFDKTKLRYDKIIIMTDADVDGSHICTLLLTFFFRYMKPIVDDGHIYIAQPPFYRIKAGKDKIFYAKNDAERDDILRSLSNKKDAIVTRFKGLGEMDAEDLADTTMDADSRTLAQVNVEDAIEADEMFTVLLGDQVEPRKAFIEAHAKEVTNVDWHA; this comes from the coding sequence ATGGACGAGAGAGAAAACCTCGAAGAGACTGGTAAAAAACGCCGGAAAGGTGAGCCTAAGTATAATGCCGATAATCTACAGATCTTAAAGGGTCTGGAAGCTGTCCGCATGCGACCGGCTATGTATATCGGCGACACCGGTTCGCGTGGGCTTCACCACCTGTTTACGGAAGTTGTTGATAATAGTATTGATGAACATCTGGCAGGTTACTGCACGCACATTGAAGTGATTTTGTGCGCGGACAATACGGTCAAAGTCGTTGACAACGGTAGAGGCATACCTACAGATATCCATAGTGAAGTCGGTGTATCCGGCGTTGAAGTTGCCATGACCATGCTCCACGCGGGTGGTAAGTTCGGTGGAGGCGGCTATAAGGTTTCAGGCGGGCTTCACGGCGTCGGTGTTTCGGCTGTAAACGCTCTTTCGGAATGGTGCGAAGTGAGAGTCTGCAGGAATGAGACATGTTACTTCCAGCGTTATGAGCGTGGTGTGCCCTGCGCTCCTCTTAAAGAAATCGGCAAGGCCGAGGGTACAGGCACAACGACAACTTACCTGGCCGACTCTGAGATATTCGGCGAGATCGTCTATCACCCGGATGTATTTGTGAGCCGTCTCAGAGAGCTTGCGTATCTCAACAAGGGTTTAACGATCACATTTACCAATGAGCAGGCCGAGGATGATGAGACCAGGATCAAGGTCTTCCACTACGAAAACGGTGTTGCCGAGTTCGTTGAGAACCTTAACCGCAACAAAAACCCGCTGCATAAGGTCGTCTATTTCTCCGGTGAGCGCGAGGAGGCGTCAGTCGAGGTCGCGCTTCAGTATAATGAGTCTTTCCAGGAAAATATCCTGACCTATGCAAACAACATCCATACTCAAGAGGGCGGCACGCACCTTTCCGGTTTCAAGACTGCTCTCACCAGGGTCCTCAATAACTATGCTCGCAAGAACAATATGCTCAAGGAAAAGGACCCGAACCTTACGGGTGATGATGTGCGCGAGGGTCTGGCGGCTGTTATCTCAGTGAAGCTGCTTCGGCCTCAGTTCGAGGGACAGACCAAGACCAAGCTGGGCAATGGTGAAATAGACGGCGTAGTTAATTCGATAGTCGGCGAGAAACTAGCCGAGTTTCTGGAAGAGAACCCGACAGGCGCCAGGAGGGTTATAGACAAAGCTCTTACTGCTCACCGAGCCAGAGACGCCGCACGCAGAGCTGCCGATATGGTCAAGCGCCAGTCCGCGATGGAGAACTCCTCGCTGCCGGGTAAGCTTGCCGACTGCATAGAACGTGATCCAGCGAAGTGTGAGTTGTTCATTGTCGAGGGACAAAGCGCAGGCGGCAATGCCAAGGCGGGTCGAAACAGGCATAATCAGGCGATTTTGCCCTTGAGGGGAAAGATCCTGAACGTCGAGAAAGCTCGGTTGGACAGGGCACTCGAAAATGAAGAGATAAAATCGCTTGTAGCGGCTCTGGGCACAGGTATTACGCACTCTTCAATGGACAGCGAAGATGATCAGCTCGATCTCGATGTGGTCGAGGCCGTCAGTGAAAATGGCAACGGCAAGAAAAACGGCAACGGCGCAACATTCGACAAGACAAAACTCCGCTATGACAAAATCATTATCATGACTGATGCGGATGTCGACGGCAGCCACATATGCACGCTGCTGCTTACGTTCTTCTTCAGATATATGAAGCCGATTGTGGATGATGGCCACATTTATATCGCGCAGCCTCCATTCTACCGAATAAAGGCCGGCAAGGACAAAATATTCTACGCCAAAAACGATGCGGAGCGCGATGACATACTCCGCTCTCTCTCGAATAAAAAAGACGCGATAGTCACCCGTTTCAAGGGTCTTGGAGAGATGGACGCCGAAGACCTTGCGGATACCACCATGGATGCCGATTCACGCACGCTTGCGCAGGTTAATGTAGAGGACGCAATCGAGGCGGACGAAATGTTTACGGTCCTGTTGGGCGATCAGGTGGAGCCGCGAAAAGCGTTTATCGAGGCTCACGCGAAGGAAGTCACGAACGTTGACTGGCACGCGTAA
- a CDS encoding RluA family pseudouridine synthase, whose amino-acid sequence MDKHNFTVEETNNPRLDVYLAERIDGVSRSYIQKLITDGNVLVNGLPHRANYKVIYGDNISVDIPPAEPMQVAAENIPLDIVYEDDQIMVINKPRGMTVHPAPGSKHGTLVNAILAHSNDLSGIGGVERPGIVHRLDKDTTGLLVVAKTDSAHQSLQHQIQKRTVERKYMALVWGETKFNDAVVDAPIGRHPTDRQKMSIIKDTNRYTAREAITHLKVVGRFKGFTLLEAKLDTGRTHQIRVHCSFIGHPVVGDPTYGGSKRAIPSSYSKLEQGELSKLIEALHGQALHAYCLSFDHPSSGNRLSFEAPMPSEMQKLVDWLEKAR is encoded by the coding sequence GTGGATAAGCATAATTTTACTGTAGAAGAAACCAATAACCCCCGCCTGGACGTCTATCTTGCCGAGCGCATTGACGGCGTGTCCAGGTCTTATATTCAAAAGCTCATCACTGACGGCAATGTGCTGGTCAACGGATTACCTCATCGCGCCAACTACAAGGTCATTTACGGTGACAACATCAGCGTCGATATTCCTCCGGCTGAGCCTATGCAGGTAGCAGCCGAAAATATTCCCTTGGATATTGTTTACGAAGACGACCAGATAATGGTCATAAACAAGCCCAGGGGCATGACGGTCCATCCCGCGCCAGGCAGCAAGCATGGGACGCTTGTCAACGCTATACTGGCCCACAGCAACGATCTTTCGGGCATTGGCGGCGTTGAGAGGCCGGGGATTGTCCACCGTCTGGACAAGGACACCACCGGCCTGTTGGTCGTCGCCAAGACAGACTCTGCGCATCAGTCTCTTCAGCATCAGATCCAAAAGCGCACAGTTGAACGCAAGTATATGGCTCTGGTCTGGGGCGAGACTAAGTTCAATGACGCCGTGGTCGATGCCCCCATAGGCCGTCATCCTACAGACCGCCAGAAGATGTCGATCATCAAGGACACCAATCGGTATACTGCCCGCGAAGCTATAACCCATCTGAAAGTAGTTGGTCGCTTCAAAGGCTTTACACTCCTTGAGGCTAAGCTGGATACAGGCAGGACGCATCAGATTCGGGTTCACTGTTCGTTTATAGGCCATCCCGTCGTCGGCGACCCCACATATGGCGGATCAAAGCGCGCGATACCATCGTCATACAGCAAGCTTGAACAGGGTGAGCTGTCGAAGTTGATCGAAGCGCTGCACGGCCAGGCGCTGCATGCGTACTGCCTTTCGTTCGATCATCCGTCAAGTGGCAATCGGCTCTCATTTGAGGCGCCTATGCCTAGTGAGATGCAAAAGCTTGTGGACTGGCTGGAGAAGGCAAGATGA
- a CDS encoding DUF951 domain-containing protein, translated as MNVGDIATMRKPHACGSYEWEIVRTGADIGIKCLKCGHRVMLERSYFNKRVKSIKQPDDFNHENTKG; from the coding sequence ATGAACGTCGGCGACATTGCGACTATGCGCAAGCCCCATGCCTGCGGGTCGTACGAATGGGAAATTGTGAGGACCGGAGCCGATATCGGAATAAAATGCCTTAAATGCGGGCATAGGGTCATGTTGGAACGCTCGTATTTCAATAAGCGGGTAAAAAGCATAAAGCAGCCGGATGATTTCAATCACGAAAACACGAAAGGCTGA
- a CDS encoding DUF1540 domain-containing protein, whose protein sequence is MVPEVRKCNVNQCFYNKDSECCARGILIGSNEPLCETFMASQQHTKHQGQAEVGACHIDNCLYNQSLSCHACSDIEIVLSNNQAWCNTFESK, encoded by the coding sequence ATGGTTCCCGAAGTCAGAAAGTGTAACGTAAACCAGTGTTTCTACAACAAAGACAGTGAGTGCTGCGCTCGCGGGATATTGATCGGCAGCAATGAACCTTTATGCGAGACATTTATGGCCTCTCAACAGCACACGAAACACCAGGGTCAGGCGGAAGTAGGAGCATGCCACATAGACAACTGCCTGTATAACCAGTCCCTGAGCTGTCATGCCTGCAGTGACATAGAGATTGTGCTCAGTAACAATCAGGCGTGGTGCAACACATTCGAGTCTAAGTGA
- a CDS encoding MFS transporter, with amino-acid sequence MPNKLQTPNFIDKPAVGKPWRGPQGLRAFKHRNYTLYWIGQVISFTGTWVQSVAQGWLVLKLTGSALDLGIVGAAGTLPTLIIGLPAGAIADRFDKRKIVIITQALAMIQAFILAALTYTGLVRVWHIIILAIFIGAVNALDTPIRQSMIVDMVEGDKNDVLSAVSLSSTAFNGARVIGPALAGVVLAAVGTANCFLINAISYVAALVALIMMTEHGFKSSAQSGPMGIQIREGLSHAYHSNLLRDLLLMTGISGLFGGQMSTIMPVVADQVYHMGPKGLGMLMAAMGVGALLGAVGTTALGHHFRQRTLVLFGGILSALSLLAFGRSGNYHIALLFLLMTGLGSMLFMAVSNSIIQEAAPNDLRGRVISLRIFVLSGLSPIGALLIGFLAEHMGVQNAVTIAGAASLVCALYYTIHSKAIRSFR; translated from the coding sequence ATGCCTAATAAGTTGCAGACTCCTAATTTTATTGATAAGCCTGCTGTTGGTAAGCCTTGGCGCGGTCCGCAGGGATTGCGCGCGTTCAAGCATCGTAACTATACGCTCTATTGGATCGGTCAGGTAATATCTTTTACCGGCACGTGGGTGCAGTCGGTTGCGCAGGGCTGGCTGGTCCTCAAACTCACCGGTTCCGCGCTGGACTTGGGTATTGTCGGCGCAGCCGGAACACTGCCGACGCTGATCATAGGCCTGCCTGCCGGAGCCATAGCGGATCGGTTCGACAAGCGTAAAATTGTCATTATTACCCAAGCCCTCGCTATGATTCAGGCTTTTATTCTGGCAGCGCTGACATATACCGGGCTGGTCCGGGTCTGGCATATAATTATCCTCGCAATCTTTATCGGCGCGGTAAATGCGCTGGATACTCCAATCAGGCAGTCCATGATCGTCGATATGGTCGAAGGCGATAAGAACGACGTCCTCAGCGCAGTCTCTCTGAGTTCAACTGCATTTAACGGCGCAAGAGTAATCGGGCCTGCGCTTGCAGGCGTAGTATTGGCGGCGGTTGGGACAGCCAACTGCTTTCTAATCAACGCCATAAGCTATGTAGCGGCCCTTGTGGCATTGATTATGATGACGGAACACGGGTTCAAGAGCAGTGCGCAGTCCGGCCCTATGGGTATACAGATTCGAGAGGGTTTATCGCATGCATATCACTCGAATCTGCTGCGCGATCTTCTGCTCATGACCGGTATATCCGGTCTCTTTGGCGGCCAGATGAGTACTATAATGCCTGTCGTCGCTGACCAGGTTTATCACATGGGACCCAAGGGACTCGGTATGCTTATGGCTGCCATGGGAGTTGGTGCGCTGTTGGGAGCCGTGGGCACCACAGCGCTCGGCCATCATTTCAGACAGCGCACACTGGTCTTATTCGGCGGCATTCTCTCTGCACTGAGCCTGCTGGCTTTCGGCAGGAGCGGTAACTATCATATAGCCCTGCTGTTTCTTCTGATGACCGGGCTCGGTTCCATGCTCTTTATGGCCGTTTCCAACAGCATAATCCAGGAAGCCGCCCCCAACGACTTGCGCGGAAGAGTTATCAGCCTGCGCATATTTGTGCTTTCCGGGCTTTCTCCAATAGGAGCGCTGTTGATCGGTTTTCTTGCCGAGCATATGGGTGTGCAAAACGCTGTAACAATCGCAGGAGCGGCGAGCCTGGTCTGCGCTCTTTACTATACCATCCACTCTAAAGCTATACGATCATTTAGATGA
- a CDS encoding ImmA/IrrE family metallo-endopeptidase, translating into MSRLHFQDEAELYAYKAWKTLSLEPPVDLGLVAARLGIDVHERDFVAEIDGVYLRLPCAPPVIAINNSYTISPARRRFTLAHEIGHHLLGSRISGECRLFFLDTNKTRRTIMERACDRFAALLLMPEDMVRRHYDELVHNPTCRLSIMAERFGVSTWAMRRRLRELGLPVDTRRRA; encoded by the coding sequence TTGTCCAGGCTCCATTTTCAGGATGAGGCGGAGCTTTACGCATACAAGGCGTGGAAGACGCTGTCGCTTGAACCGCCTGTAGACCTGGGTCTGGTAGCGGCAAGGCTAGGCATAGATGTGCACGAGCGAGACTTCGTTGCCGAGATCGACGGCGTATATCTGCGTCTGCCCTGTGCTCCTCCTGTGATCGCAATCAACAACTCCTACACCATTTCACCGGCCCGCCGCCGCTTTACCCTAGCGCACGAGATAGGCCATCATCTCCTCGGCAGTCGAATATCCGGCGAATGCAGACTGTTCTTTCTGGATACGAACAAAACCAGGCGCACCATAATGGAGCGCGCATGTGACAGGTTCGCGGCTCTGCTGCTGATGCCTGAGGACATGGTCCGGCGTCATTATGACGAACTCGTGCACAATCCGACCTGCAGGCTGAGCATAATGGCCGAGCGGTTCGGAGTCTCGACATGGGCTATGAGACGGCGGTTAAGGGAGCTTGGATTGCCCGTTGATACCCGTCGCCGAGCTTGA